The sequence below is a genomic window from Archangium lipolyticum.
CCCCGCGCGCAGCACGAAGAGGTTGTCGTAGTAGGACGTGGCCCCCTCGAAGGCCCAGAGCAGGGACGTGTAGTTCTCCTGCGAGTAGTCGAAGGGGACGAGCGCCTTCGGCTTCACCCGCTTGATGTTCCACAGGTGGAAGTACTCGTGCGCGGCGAGGGTGAGGAAGTCCTCCCAGCCCCGCGCGTTCTGCAGCCCCGCGCGCGGGAAGAGGAGCGCCGTGGACGCCTTGTGCTCCAGCCCTCCGCGGCCCTTGTCCGTCAGGTAGACGAGGAAGAGGTAGCGCCGCATGGGCAGGCCACCGAACATCTTCGCCTGCGCCTCGCAGATGCGCTGCAGGTCGAAGCACAGCCGGCCCGCGTCGGGCACCGTGTCGCCCCACACCACCACCTCGTGCGGCACGCCCGCGGCGGTGAAGGTGAGCGGCGTGTGCGGCCCCACCTCGAAGGGACTGTCCACCAGCTCGTCGTAGTCGGGGGCGACGAAGAGCTCGCCCCGGCGCTCCAGCGCGGCGAAGGCCTTCCACCCCTCGGGGGCCTCCACGGTGACCAGGTGCTCCAGGCCGCGCGTGGCCTCGGTGTAGAGGAAGAGGGTGGCACCGTTGAAGTAGCCGTGGCTGCCGTCCAGGTGGCTGGTGCGCACGGTGAGCTCGTTGGCGTAGACGCGGTAGCGCAGCGTCACCGCGACGCCCCCGGCCTGGACGCGCCAGGTGCGCTTGTCCACGCGCCGCACCGGGAGGGGCTCGCCGCCCGGACCCGTGGCGCTCACGTCCTGCACATGGCGAGCGAACTCGCGCACCAGGTAGCTGCCGGGCGTCCATACCGGCAGCAGGGCCTCGAGCGTGTCCGGGCCCGCGGGGAAGGTGGCCTCCACCTCGAAGAGGTGCGAGTGCGGGCGGCGCATCGAGACGCGATAGTGGACCGCTTCCGGCATTCCATGCCCTCCAATGGACGGGGTAGACGCTACTTCGAGCGCACGAGGATGGCCCCGAAGAATCCATCCGTGCCGTGCAGGTGGGGGGCGAGCCGCAGGAAGGGGCCCGGGCCCACCTTCGCGCCCAGCTCCGGCCCGAGCTCCTCGGCCACCGGCCTCACCGAGTAGTCCGGGTGCCTGGAGAGGAAGTCCTCCACCACGGCCTCGTTCTCCTCGCGCAGCACGCTGCACGTGCCGTAGATGAGCCGGCCACCCGGCTTCACCAGCTGGGAGAAGCGCTCCAGCAGCCGCTTCTGCCGCGCCACGTGGTCCTGAATCATCTCGGGCGTGAGGCGGTAGCGCGCGTCCGGCTTGCGGCGGAAGGTTCCGGTGCCACTGCACGGGGCATCCACCAGCACCCGGTCCGCCTTGCCCTTGAGGGCGGCGAGGGCCTCGTCCACCTCGGCGCCCTCGGCGGGGATGACCTGGGTGCGCACGTTGTGCACACCGGCCCGGCGCGCGCGCTTGCGCAGCTCGTCGATGCGGCCCTCGTCCACGTCCAGCGCGTGCAGGTCTCCCCGGTTCTTCATCTGTACGGCGAGCTGCAGCGTCTTGCCGCCCGCGCCCGCGCACGCGTCCACCACCCGAGTAGGCGGCGCGTCCACCAGCATGCCGAGCAGCTGGCTGCCCTCGTCCTGTAGCTCGAACCAGCCCTCGCGGAAGGCCTCGAGCGTGAAGGCGTTGGCGCGCGTGTCGAGGATGAGGCCGAGCGGCGACAGCGGGGTGGGGGTGGCGAGCACGCCCTCCTGCTCCAGCTGCGCGCGGAGCTTCTCGCGGTCTCCCTTGAAGCCATTGGCGCGGGCGGTGAGGGGGGCGCGCTCGTTCATCGCCTCGGCGGCGCGCTCGGCGTCGGCGCCGAACACCTCACGGAAGCGCTCGGCGAGGAAGTCCGGCAGCGAGGCGGCGATGGGGAAGCGCTTCTCCCTCGGGAGGGACTCCAGCTTCCGGGCGGCCTCGGGCAGCGCGCTCAGAGCGCCGGCGTCCGAGCCCGTCAGCGCGGAGGTGCGCGCCACCGCGTCCACGGCCTCGCCGTGGAGGATGCGCGAGGCGGCCAGGCGCAACACGTCCTGGCGCGTCTTGTCCAGGCGGGAGAAGTCGCGGTGGGCGTGCTCGAGGAGGAAGTCCACCGTGCGCTGGCGGCGGAGCAGGGCGTACACCCGCTCGGCCACGGCGCGGCGCTCGTTGGAGTAGAGGTTGCGCTTGTGACGGAGGGTGAAGTCCAGGGCCCGGTCGGCCAGGCGGCCCTCGTGGCGGACGAAGCCGTAGGCCTCGAGGCACGCCTGGAGGACGAGGTCCTCGCGCACGGGGCGGTTGGGGCGTGGCGCCGCCTCGGAGGTGGGCGGCTCATGGCGGCGGGGCTGGGACGCCCGGGCGGGCGGGCGGGGGTTCTTCTTCATTCGAGACTCCGGGGGCCCGGGAGACGGGCCTGCTCGTTCGGCAGTCAGGCGAATCGCATCCCGGGCGCTCAATGACAAGGGTGGAGGCGCCCCGGAGGGTTTCCAGGGCGCCCGCGCCTTCTCCCCCGGACTCCCGGCTAGCGACGGCGACGGCGCCGCAGGGCCCCGGCGAGCAGCACCGCGCCCGCGGGGAGGAGCACCATCGCCGGGCCCGCCGAGCACCCCGGCGGCAACTCGGGCTGGGCCTCTCCCAGGTTGTCCTCGTCGGAGGGCGTGCCCGGAGTGCCCGGCAGTCCGGTGCCGGTGCCATCGGTGGTGGAGCCCGGCTGGGGGGCCGGCGTCGGGTCGGTGGGCTGCTGGGGCTCGGAAGGAGCGGACGGCGTCGAGGTATCGGGAGTGCCGTCGGGCCGCTGCTCGAGGGGAGGGAGGTCTTTGGAGAGGGAGAAGCTGTCGAGCACCTTGCCCGAGGGCGTCAGCATCTGGGCGGTGAGGGTGCCTTCCTCCACCTTCACGTCGAGGTAGCCGTGGTCACTGTCGTTGCGCAGCACGGTCCAGGAGGGCTTGCCATTGTCGAAGCGGCGAAGGGACGCGCCGCCGCTGCCGACCACGAGGTAGGTGGGGCTCCGGGTGCTCGACGCGGCCACGTCATTGCCCCGCATGGGGTACATGCGCTCGTAGTGGTGGTCGTGCCCGGTGAGGACGAGGTCCACGCCGTACTTCTCGAAGAGGGGGGAGAACTCCCGGCGCATCAGGAGCTGCGAGCCGTGCTCACCGCTGCTCCAGGGCGGGTGGTGGAAGAAGACGATCTTCCAGGGCGCGGTGCTGGCGGCCAGGTCCTGCTCCACCCACTTCCGCTGCGCGGCGAGCGAGCAGCGATCCGAGGAGGCCAGGCCGATGGCGCAGTTGGAGTCCAGGGAGACGAAGTGGATGTGGCCCCAGTCGAAGGAGTAGTAGCGCTCGCCACCGGAGGGGCTGGTGGGCAGGTAGAGGTTGTCGAAGTAGGGCTGGGCCTGGTTGGTGACGTACTCGTGGTTGCCCGGGGTGGCGAAGAAGGGCACCTGGGAGAGCAGCGGCGCCATGGGGGCGAAGAGGTTGTTCTGGATCTCCGCCTCGGTGCCCTCGTTGTAGGCGTTGTCGCCGAGCATCACGAAGAGGTCGGGCTTGCGGCCAAGCATGGCGGTGGCCACGCTGCGCTGGTCGGCGTTGTTCATGCCGAAGTCGCCCACGGCGGTGAAGTGGACGTCGCGGGTGCCCGGGACGGGAGCGGTGGAGAAGCGCAGGGGGTTGGTGCGCGAGCCGCAGGCGTCCACGAGGTAGGTGTACTCGGTACCGGGCTGGAGACCGGTGAGGACGACGGCGTGATTGCGGCCGCTGTCCGCCGACCGGGCGGTCTGGTCGGTGGAGCCGTTGGTGCCGTAGAGGACCGTGGGGGCGCACGGGGCATCCAGGCGGAAGGCCACGGTGGCGGTCTCGGGTCCCACCCGTTGCAAGTAGGGCTGGCGGGTGAGGGCCTCGGCGCAGGCGCTGCTCGCGGTCAACGTGAGCGCCGCGGTCACTGCTCCGAGCGCGAGGGAATACAGTCGGTGCATGATGCCTCCTGCCCGAACCATTCGGACCGGAGTGCAACCGTCCACCGTGTGACATCCATCCGTTTTCTTTCGGTCGCCTGTCTACCCCACGGCGTGCGGACGAGGGGTTGGCCGTGAGTCAGTCGAGGAAGCGTCGTTCCCAGCGGCGTACTTCCTCCGAGGCGCGAGGTTCTTGGAAGAGCCAGGGCTCCAGCACATGTGCGAGTTCCCGGTAGGCGGGCAGCACGTCACCGCGCGCGGCATCACCGGCCTCCGGTTTGGGGCCCAGGGTGATGACGGCTCGTTCGCCTTCCATTTCCTGCACGGTGGTGCCCGGTGAGTGCAGCCGTGAGCGCAGTCCTGCCGCGCCTCCCAGTTCCCGCAGGACAGGGTGACCCAGGAAGGTCAGCCAGGAGGCCCCCCGTACCCTGGTTCCGATCCTCAATGAGGAGAGGCTCGGGTCGGGAATGTCCATGCCCGGGTAGCGGGAGCTCAGCTCGAACACTTCCCGCTTCACGCCCACCAGGTCGGTCTCGCAATTGAGGGAGAGGCCGGTGTGTCCCGAGCAGAAGGGCAGGGGCGCCGCCAATTCCATCGCCAGCTCGCGCACGTGGCCCGGGCCGTGTTCCTCCAGGTATTCGGTGGGCAACCAGAAGCTCACCGCACACACCGCCCCCGGCTCGTCCGCGAAGACGGAGCCGCTCGGGGGCTTGCCACGGTAGACGAACCGGTAGCGGTTCTCCCTGCTCGATACATCCGCCAGCTGGATGTTGGCACTGCGGGGGTTCAACAACTCCTTTCGGAGCTCCGTCCAGTCCGCTGCACCGAGCTCCATCCATCCCGCGGCCTCGTGCGAGTATCGGCTGAGAACGTGGTGACCGCCCACTGCCTGGATGTACACCTCGAGAGAGCGCATCACCGCGGATGCCACCTCCGCATGGGGATGGCACATATAGAACGTGAAGCTCAGGCCATCGCGTATCAGCATGGCTCCGTTCTGCACGAGGATGCGGATTCTTGGTGGGTGCTTGCTCATCGGATGACTCCCAATCTGGGGACGATCCGCACGGGCTCGGGTCCCAATGCTTCCATGTACATATCTCTCTGGCTGGACCCTTCGTAGGGATGATTCTCGGGGTATCTGTCCCATTCGGGAGCCCGGTCGGTGTTCGCGCAGGGGAACTTGAAGTCGTAGACGGCCTGGACGTTGACCGGATCTCCCGAGTGGATGACCACGTCTGGCTTCAGCGTTCCCTTCAATTCCCCGGCATTGCCGGAATCAATCAGTGCTTGCTCTTCCTCGGCGCTGACCTGCTTCCACCTCTTGAGCCTGCCGTCGTAGCGGTAGCGTTGTTCCACGCTGAAACCGCCCGGGCGCAGCCTGCTCAGCTCCTCCTGTGCGCACTGGGATGCCACGTCGTGCATCTCCATCCCGAGCCGCACGGCCCACGTGACGCTCCTGCCTCGTGCGTCCACCGTCCACTGCTTGCACTCGTCAGCATTGGGGGTGGGGCCCTCGAACGTTTTCGGGTAGCGCAGGAGGACCTCCGAGCGGGCCATGTTTGCGCAATCCACCAGGGCGTCTTCAATGGATTTCCTCACCAGGTCATCCAGTGCTCCCATCACCGCGGCGCTGGATGCCACCACGGTCCCCACTTCCCGGATGGGCTCGAAGGCTGCTTCCTTCCCTGTCAGGGCGATGCAATTGGCGGGGTTCTGCCGACATGCGGCTGACGCGGAGTTGTCGTAGCCGTAGCGGTCGCCCCGGGACGTCCCCGAGGTGGTGGTGCATGAGACCAGGCTCACGAGCGCCACCAGGGACAGCACCCAGCAACGCCACCGCACACGCTCCATTCGCGGTCCAATGAAGCATGTGAACATGTCGCACCTTCCTCTGTACGTGAAGGACGGCGCTCGTGACTCTCACTTGGAGACGTCTACGAGTGAAGTGGTCCGAATGTATACGACAAGAAGTGTTTCTCTTGTGGACGTCTACGAGTGACTCGTGTCCGGATGTCTACAGGCGCTTGACGCTCCGGGCTCTCTCCACTGTGTGAGTCCGCTTGGCGGAGTTCGAGGGCTCCCACCTGCCAAAACGGGATAGAACGCCATGTCCGCGAACGCGCTCGCCTGGCCGGTGACGCCTTCGCGTATTCTCTCGCTCCGAAGAGGCGACCTGATGCCTGAGCACATCGTCCAGTTGAGTGCCTCGGGTGCGCGGCCGTACTCGCGCGTGGGCGCTCTGGCTCTGTCGCTGCTGATGTTGCTGAGTGCGTGCGCCTCGGGGGCACCTCCTGCTCGAGTGGTGACCGCGGACCGCGCTCCGCCGTTGACGGCGTGGGAGTCCCTGGAGACACGTGGCGGGGGAGAAGCGGTCTTCACCACGCTGCCCACGGACTTCGAACCGGTGCGGGTGAGTGGCGCGGAGTTTCAGGGCGCGCTGGTGGCGCTGCTGCTCGACATACCGCTGCGGGTCGCCAGTTCCCGCCCGCCGCTGTACGTGGGCCAGAAGCTGGCGCTCGCCTCCGTGCCTCTCGTGGGGGAACAGTGGCGTTCGGAGCTGGCGCGAGCTTACGGACGCTTCTGCGAGCGGCGCGGCACTCCGGGCGATTGTCTGACGCTGTTCGATGACGGGCCCGGCCTGGAGGCCAAGGACAAGCGCGGCATCGCCCTGGCGCTGGCCGTGGGCCCGGCCCTGGATGCCCGCGATGCCGAGCTGCGGGCCATGCTCTCCTCCACGCAGTTGTGGACGACGGTGAGCATCACCCTCTCGGCCTATCTGGCGCTCTTGATTGCGCCCGAGCCGGTCTCCAAGGGCGTGGCCAGCGTGTTGACCCTGGTGATGTGGGGTTACCTCGGGTGGGAGTTCTTCGACCTGATACGGGCCTACGTACGGTTGTCGGAGGAGTCGGAACGGGCCACCACTTTCGAGGAGCTGCGCGAGGCGGGGGAGCGCTTCGGGAAGGTCATCGGGCCCAACAGCGTCCGCATCCTCGTCATGCTGGGCACGGCGGCGCTGGGCGACACGGCGGCGCTCGTGTCCAGGGGGCCGAAGTTGCCAGGCTTCGGACAGGCCGCGCGCGTGGTGGAGGCCCGCACCGGCATGCGCTTGATGGACGCGGCGGCCGGGACCGAGCGGGTCATCATGTCCATCCCCGAGGGCACCATCCGCGTCGTGCTCCCCGCCAATGCCTTTTCAATGTCCGCATTGAAGGGTGATGGTGGGCGCCCGGCGGGCAACGGAGGTGGAGGGCTCAAGCAGGGCAGGCTCCTTCCCAACGGCCATCGTGCCTTCGAGTCATTCAGAGACTTCAAGGACTTCATGGGCCCGGCTGGCAAGGACAAGCAGTGGCATCACATCGTCGAGCAGCACCAGGGCAATCTCCAGAGATTCGGCCCCGAGGCCCTGCACAATACGGAAAATGTCGTCTCGATAGACGCGACAACGCATACGAGAATATCGTCGTTGTATTCCTCGAAACCGACGGGTTGGAAGATGACAATCCGGCAGTGGTTGAGTCAGCAGTCCTATGAGGCGCAGCGGGAGTACGGTCTGTCTGTCCTGCGCGACTTGGGGGTCATTCCATGAGTCACCATGAAGGGCCTGCTGGTGAACCCGTGAAGAGTTTGATCGATAGGTACATCGAACTCGCGAAACTCCATGGTGTGGCATTGAGCGAGTTCGATCACAAGAAGGCCAACCGGTTGCACTCTCGCATCATGAAGGTCCATCGTGAACTGCTGGCCCTGGGGCCCGATGCCCAGGGCGCGTTCTTTTGTCTATTGGAGCATCCCGACATCTCGGTTCGCTGTTGGGCGGCATCGCAGTCGCTGGACTCGATTCCTGAACGTGCCGAACCTGTTCTCAGGCAGATTGCCGCGGAGGGGCCAGTGCCTCTGAATATCAACGCGAGCACAGTGTTGATGGGATGGCGCTCGAATCCTTCATGACCTTCCTGCTCCGTCTCAAGGCCTCTTCACGTCATGGGAGACGAGCTCCTCGAGCCGCTCGCCGGTCTCCTTCACCTTGCCGATTCCTGGCACCAGCCAGTACGTGCGCTCGTCGCCTGGCTTGTCACCGCGCTTGCGCTTCACCCGGGTTGCGTTGGTGAAGGTTCCGGCTGGGGTGGTGACGGTCTCGTTCA
It includes:
- a CDS encoding M61 family metallopeptidase: MPEAVHYRVSMRRPHSHLFEVEATFPAGPDTLEALLPVWTPGSYLVREFARHVQDVSATGPGGEPLPVRRVDKRTWRVQAGGVAVTLRYRVYANELTVRTSHLDGSHGYFNGATLFLYTEATRGLEHLVTVEAPEGWKAFAALERRGELFVAPDYDELVDSPFEVGPHTPLTFTAAGVPHEVVVWGDTVPDAGRLCFDLQRICEAQAKMFGGLPMRRYLFLVYLTDKGRGGLEHKASTALLFPRAGLQNARGWEDFLTLAAHEYFHLWNIKRVKPKALVPFDYSQENYTSLLWAFEGATSYYDNLFVLRAGLMGANRYLTRLGETLSALHATPGRKVQTLAEASLVSWVKHYRPDEHSPNSAISYYLKGEVVAALLDLELRRATNDARGLDDLIRLLWQRHGDESGVPEDGVEAAASELAGKDLSAFFDRAVRSTEELDYSVFSHVGLEVNFRPRESSSDKGGVPVRPRGEVKPKGWLGVTTKGSSTLATVLDGSPAQEAGLYVDDELVALDGWRVDAAGLLSRCDEKPPGDKVLITVFRRDRLLEVPVVLGQKPADAAWLSRVDKPTDTQKAAYQAWLGAPWEDSG
- a CDS encoding RsmB/NOP family class I SAM-dependent RNA methyltransferase, with the protein product MKKNPRPPARASQPRRHEPPTSEAAPRPNRPVREDLVLQACLEAYGFVRHEGRLADRALDFTLRHKRNLYSNERRAVAERVYALLRRQRTVDFLLEHAHRDFSRLDKTRQDVLRLAASRILHGEAVDAVARTSALTGSDAGALSALPEAARKLESLPREKRFPIAASLPDFLAERFREVFGADAERAAEAMNERAPLTARANGFKGDREKLRAQLEQEGVLATPTPLSPLGLILDTRANAFTLEAFREGWFELQDEGSQLLGMLVDAPPTRVVDACAGAGGKTLQLAVQMKNRGDLHALDVDEGRIDELRKRARRAGVHNVRTQVIPAEGAEVDEALAALKGKADRVLVDAPCSGTGTFRRKPDARYRLTPEMIQDHVARQKRLLERFSQLVKPGGRLIYGTCSVLREENEAVVEDFLSRHPDYSVRPVAEELGPELGAKVGPGPFLRLAPHLHGTDGFFGAILVRSK
- a CDS encoding purple acid phosphatase family protein codes for the protein MHRLYSLALGAVTAALTLTASSACAEALTRQPYLQRVGPETATVAFRLDAPCAPTVLYGTNGSTDQTARSADSGRNHAVVLTGLQPGTEYTYLVDACGSRTNPLRFSTAPVPGTRDVHFTAVGDFGMNNADQRSVATAMLGRKPDLFVMLGDNAYNEGTEAEIQNNLFAPMAPLLSQVPFFATPGNHEYVTNQAQPYFDNLYLPTSPSGGERYYSFDWGHIHFVSLDSNCAIGLASSDRCSLAAQRKWVEQDLAASTAPWKIVFFHHPPWSSGEHGSQLLMRREFSPLFEKYGVDLVLTGHDHHYERMYPMRGNDVAASSTRSPTYLVVGSGGASLRRFDNGKPSWTVLRNDSDHGYLDVKVEEGTLTAQMLTPSGKVLDSFSLSKDLPPLEQRPDGTPDTSTPSAPSEPQQPTDPTPAPQPGSTTDGTGTGLPGTPGTPSDEDNLGEAQPELPPGCSAGPAMVLLPAGAVLLAGALRRRRRR
- a CDS encoding DUF3396 domain-containing protein → MSKHPPRIRILVQNGAMLIRDGLSFTFYMCHPHAEVASAVMRSLEVYIQAVGGHHVLSRYSHEAAGWMELGAADWTELRKELLNPRSANIQLADVSSRENRYRFVYRGKPPSGSVFADEPGAVCAVSFWLPTEYLEEHGPGHVRELAMELAAPLPFCSGHTGLSLNCETDLVGVKREVFELSSRYPGMDIPDPSLSSLRIGTRVRGASWLTFLGHPVLRELGGAAGLRSRLHSPGTTVQEMEGERAVITLGPKPEAGDAARGDVLPAYRELAHVLEPWLFQEPRASEEVRRWERRFLD
- the sitA5 gene encoding SitA5 family polymorphic toxin; protein product: MPEHIVQLSASGARPYSRVGALALSLLMLLSACASGAPPARVVTADRAPPLTAWESLETRGGGEAVFTTLPTDFEPVRVSGAEFQGALVALLLDIPLRVASSRPPLYVGQKLALASVPLVGEQWRSELARAYGRFCERRGTPGDCLTLFDDGPGLEAKDKRGIALALAVGPALDARDAELRAMLSSTQLWTTVSITLSAYLALLIAPEPVSKGVASVLTLVMWGYLGWEFFDLIRAYVRLSEESERATTFEELREAGERFGKVIGPNSVRILVMLGTAALGDTAALVSRGPKLPGFGQAARVVEARTGMRLMDAAAGTERVIMSIPEGTIRVVLPANAFSMSALKGDGGRPAGNGGGGLKQGRLLPNGHRAFESFRDFKDFMGPAGKDKQWHHIVEQHQGNLQRFGPEALHNTENVVSIDATTHTRISSLYSSKPTGWKMTIRQWLSQQSYEAQREYGLSVLRDLGVIP
- a CDS encoding DUF2019 domain-containing protein, which encodes MKSLIDRYIELAKLHGVALSEFDHKKANRLHSRIMKVHRELLALGPDAQGAFFCLLEHPDISVRCWAASQSLDSIPERAEPVLRQIAAEGPVPLNINASTVLMGWRSNPS